Proteins found in one Populus alba chromosome 14, ASM523922v2, whole genome shotgun sequence genomic segment:
- the LOC118037143 gene encoding thioredoxin-like protein AAED1, chloroplastic yields MAMISPKSLLQVPSPTCLSSAKYGQFLSVTTTPTFSPKRTPLTLITTRSAKKPSRLIMGASASSFSADIGEVLSDVSIFSTAGQPVLFKDLWDQNEGIAVVALLRHFGCPCCWELASSLKESKEKFDSSGVKLIAIGVGTPNKARLLAERLPFPMDCLYADPERKAYDVLGLYYGLGRTFFNPASAKVLSRFDALRKAVKNYTIEATPDDRSGVLQQGGMFVFKGKQLLYARKDEGTGDHAPLDDIFEICCKVPVA; encoded by the exons ATGGCGATGATATCTCCAAAATCACTACTGCAAGTACCATCACCTACCTGTCTTTCCTCTGCAAAATATGGCCAATTTCTCTCAGTAACAACCACCCCTACTTTCTCTCCCAAAAGAACACCCCTTACTCTTATCACTACCCGCAGTGCTAAGAAACCCTCACGTCTCATCATGGGGGCCTCTGCATCCAGTTTCTCAGCAGACATAGGCGAAGTCCTAAGCGATGTTAGCATTTTTAGCACTGCCGGTCAACCTGTCCTGTTTAAGGATCTCTGGGACCAAAACGAG GGAATTGCTGTTGTTGCCCTTTTGAGACACTTTGGATGTCCTTGCTG CTGGGAACTTGCTTCCTCATTAAAGGAATCGAAAGAAAAATTCGATTCATCCGGGGTCAAGCTAATTGCAATTGGTGTCGGTACTCCTAATAAAGCTCGTTTGCTAGCTGAAAGG TTACCATTTCCAATGGATTGCCTTTATGCTGATCCTGAGCGCAAg GCTTATGATGTCTTGGGCTTGTACTATGGTCTTGGACGTACATTCTTCAATCCGGCTAGT GCTAAAGTTTTGTCAAGATTCGATGCTCTGCGAAAAGCTGTGAAAAACTACACCATCGAAGCCACCCCAGATGATAGAAGTGGTGTACTGCAACAG ggAGGAATGTTTGTTTTCAAAGGGAAGCAGTTACTGTATGCCAGGAAAGATGAAGGGACAGGAGATCATGCCCCGTTAGATGATATCTTTGAGATTTGCTGCAAAGTTCCTGTTGCATGA